The following are encoded in a window of Carya illinoinensis cultivar Pawnee chromosome 15, C.illinoinensisPawnee_v1, whole genome shotgun sequence genomic DNA:
- the LOC122296186 gene encoding pyruvate kinase, cytosolic isozyme → MANIDIEGILKELPNDGRVPKTKIVCTLGPASRSVPMLEKLLRAGMNVARFNFSHGTHEYHQETLDNLRIAMHNTQILSAVMLDTKGPEIRTGFLKDSKPIQLKEGQEITVTTDYSIKGDEGMISMSYKKLAEDLKPGNTILCADGTITLTVLSCNLDAGTVRCRCENTAMLGERKNVNLPGIVVDLPTLTEKDKEDILEWGVPNKIDMIALSFVRKGSDLVNVRKVLGPHAKNIQLMSKVENQEGVINFDEILRETDSFMVARGDLGMEIPVEKIFLAQKMMIYKCNLVGKPVVTATQMLESMIKSPRPTRAEATDVANAVLDGTDCVMLSGESAAGAYPEIAVKIMARICIEAESSLDYGVIFKEMIRSTPLPMSPLESLASSAVRTANKAKAKLIVVLTRGGTTAKLVAKYRPAVPILSVVVPVLTTDSFDWTCSDETPARHSLIYRGLIPLLAEGSAKATDAESTEVILEAALKSATQKGLCKPGDAVVALHRIGAASVIKICVVK, encoded by the exons ATGGCGAACATCGACATTGAGGGAATACTCAAGGAGCTCCCGAACGATGGTCGTGTCCCCAAGACCAAGATCGTGTGCACTCTCGGTCCCGCATCTCGGTCGGTGCCCATGCTGGAGAAGCTTCTCAGGGCCGGTATGAACGTCGCCCGCTTCAATTTCTCCCACGGAACTCACGAGTACCATCAGGAGACCCTCGACAATCTCAGGATTGCCATGCACAACACTCAGATTCTCTCAGCCGTCATGCTCGATACCAAG GGACCTGAGATTCGAACTGGTTTTCTTAAGGATTCAAAACCTATTCAACTTAAAGAAGGTCAGGAAATCACTGTCACAACCGATTACAGCATCAAGGGGGATGAGGGGATGATCTCCATGAGCTACAAAAAGCTGGCCGAGGACTTAAAGCCTGGGAataccatcttgtgtgcagATGGTACCATCACCCTCACGGTCTTGTCTTGCAATCTAGATGCTGGGACTGTGCGTTGTCGTTGTGAGAATACTGCCATGCTGGGCGAGAGAAAAAATGTCAATCTTCCTGGTATTGTGGTGGATCTCCCCACTCTGACAGAGAAAGATAAGGAAGACATTCTGGAATGGGGTGTCCCCAATAAAATTGATATGATTGCTCTTTCATTTGTACGCAAGGGCTCAGATCTTGTTAATGTCCGTAAGGTTCTTGGGCCTCATGCCAAAAATATACAATTGATGTCGAAG GTTGAGAACCAGGAGGGAGTGATAAATTTTGATGAGATATTGCGTGAGACTGACTCATTCATGGTTGCCCGTGGCGATCTTGGAATGGAGATTCCAGTTGAGAAAATTTTCTTGGCAcagaaaatgatgatatataAGTGTAATCTTGTGGGCAAACCTGTTGTCACTGCTACTCAGATGCTTGAATCCATGATCAAGTCACCCCGGCCAACCCGTGCTGAAGCCACTGATGTGGCTAATGCTGTGCTTGATGGTACTGACTGTGTCATGCTTAGTGGTGAGAGTGCTGCTGGGGCCTACCCTGAAATAGCCGTGAAGATCATGGCTCGAATATGCATAGAAGCAGAATCATCCCTTGACTATGGGGTTATCTTTAAGGAGATGATTAGATCAACCCCACTTCCAATGAGCCCGTTGGAGAGCCTTGCTTCATCCGCTGTTAGGACTGCCAACAAGGCCAAAGCAAAACTCATTGTTGTGTTGACACGTGGAGGAACCACAGCCAAGTTGGTTGCCAAGTATAGGCCAGCTGTTCCTATCTTATCGGTAGTGGTTCCAGTTTTGACTACGGACTCGTTTGATTGGACGTGCAGTGACGAGACACCAGCAAGGCACAGCCTGATATACCGTGGATTGATTCCTCTACTAGCTGAAGGATCTGCCAAGGCCACTGATGCCGAGTCCACAGAGGTGATTTTGGAAGCTGCCCTGAAGTCTGCAACACAGAAGGGGTTGTGCAAGCCTGGTGATGCGGTGGTAGCACTTCATCGTATTGGAGCTGCCTCAGTTATTAAGATCtgtgttgtaaaataa